A genomic segment from Asterias amurensis chromosome 6, ASM3211899v1 encodes:
- the LOC139938961 gene encoding large ribosomal subunit protein eL6-like, with protein sequence MGDDKKAVKKRPGHSSRQRWLPGGVARYSRSQMYERAARYKKKHVVVKKERKRPAAMVEKEIGGEKNGGKRLVRVRRLPRYYPTEDLPRKLNNRKKPFSEHKRRLRSSLTPGTVVILLRGPYKGKRVVFMKQLGSGLLLVNGPLKINGVPMRRINQIYVIATSTKVDVSGVKIPKRVNDEYFRRKKLKKPRNQEGEIFDTEKEKYTVSEERKQDQKKVDSQLVPIIKKVDHLKGYLQMPFYLNNKQYPHKMVF encoded by the exons ATGGGGGACGATAAAAAAGCAGTCAAGAAGAGACCTGGCCACTCTTCTCGGCAAAGATGGTTGCCGGGTGGTGTTGCCCGCTACAGCCGCTCACAGATGTATGAAAGAGCTGCTCGCTACAAGAAGAAACAT GTTGTCGTCAAGAAGGAGAGGAAGAGGCCAGCAGCCATGGTGGAGAAGGAGATCGGTGGAGAGAAGAACGGAGGAAAGCGTCTTGTCCGAGTTCGCAGACTG CCCCGTTACTACCCAACTGAGGACCTCCCAAGGAAACTGAATAACCGCAAGAAGCCCTTCAGTGAACACAAGCGCAGGCTGAGGTCCAGCCTTACCCCAGGCACAGTCGTCATCCTGCTGCGTGGCCCCTACAAGGGCAAGAGAGTTGTCTTCATGAAGCAGCTTGGAAGTGGTCTTCTTCTGGTCAATG GTCCCTTGAAGATCAACGGTGTACCCATGCGTCGTATCAACCAGATCTACGTGATTGCCACAAGCACCAAGGTAGATGTCAGCGGAGTTAAGATCCCCAAGAGAGTCAATGACGAGTACTTCCGCCGTAAGAAGCTGAAGAAGCCAAGGAACCAAGAAGGAGAGATCTTTGACACAGAGAAAGAG AAGTACACCGTCTCTGAAGAGCGCAAGCAGGACCAGAAGAAGGTGGACTCCCAGTTGGTCCCCATCATCAAGAAGGTGGATCACCTCAAGGGATACCTCCAGATGCCGTTCTATCTCAACAACAAACAATACCCCCACAAGATGGTCTTCTAA
- the LOC139938379 gene encoding uncharacterized protein: protein MSNESKAKYRALKRKLRFLIYEQECFQEELRRAQRKLLKISRDKSFLLDRLLQYERVEGSSSASESTASSDSEKESKKSSDAKKQKKKAKPIKVKAKKRKQRQLKSLLGGEKKPLPGNLNYSSSQQQLSNNSKLMDLMKVGSPNLQIPQSPLTSLGLPVQSGNSLFPGVSLPGFSPPTLNPQQQSSKLSSLLAAESSAMGALMRAGLAAAAAGEKAEKQSKKRHKKEADKLPSQFHPSMYPSPSAPSSSSSQPHIKPSTSAEKSSSPITTPTDINLMGLAKAPSTKTPHGSHRQRTGEEEEGEELVIDIPND, encoded by the exons ATGTCGAATGAAAGCAAAGCCAAATACAGAGCGCTGAAAAGGAAGCTTCGATTTCTAATTTAT GAGCAAGAATGTTTTCAAGAGGAGCTAAGACGTGCTCAGCGAAAATTACTGAAGATTTCCCGAGACAAGAGTTTCCTTTTGGACAGACTCTTGCAGTATGAGAGGGTGGAAGGTTCCAGCTCAGCCTCAGAGTCCACCGCATCGTCTGATAGTGAGAAAGAATCCAAGAAG aGTTCAGACGCCAAGAAGCAGAAGAAGAAAGCAAAACCAATCAAAGTCAAAGCCAAGAAGAGGAAACAACGGCAGTTAAAGTCACTCCTAGGTGGAGAGAAGAAACCACTCCCCGGCAATCTGAATTACAGTTCATCTCAGCAGCAACTTTCAAAT aATTCTAAGCTGATGGATTTAATGAAGGTTGGATCTCCCAATTTGCAGATTCCTCAAAGTCCACTGACAAGTCTTG GTCTACCAGTGCAATCAGGCAACTCGTTATTCCCAGGGGTGAGTCTACCAGGATTCTCACCCCCGACCCTGAATCCACAGCAGCAATCCTCCAAGCTATCCAGTCTCTTAGCGGCAGAGTCTAGCGCCATGGGAGCCCTGATGAGGGCGGGCTTGGCTGCGGCTGCAGCGGGGGAGAAGGCGGAGAAACAAAGCAAGAAAAGACACAAGAA AGAGGCCGACAAACTGCCTTCGCAATTCCACCCATCGATGTACCCCTCTCCTAGCGCCCCGTCCTCTTCATCAAGCCAACCTCACATTAAACCATCTACATCAGCTGAGAAATCATCCTCGCCAATCACAACGCCAACTGACATAAACCTCATGGGGCTGGCCAAAGCGCCATCAACGAAGACACCTCACGGGAGTCACAGACAGAGGACGGGAGAGGAGGAAGAGGGGGAGGAGCTTGTGATCGACATTCCAAATGATTGA